One Enterococcus silesiacus genomic window carries:
- a CDS encoding dihydroxy-acid dehydratase (catalyzes the dehydration of 2,3-dihydroxy-3-methylbutanoate to 3-methyl-2-oxobutanoate in valine and isoleucine biosynthesis): MRSDKIKKGIEAAPARSLLYATGQVKNAKDMNKPFIAICNSYIDIVPGHVHLRELADVAKEAIREAGGIPFEFNTIGVDDGIAMGHIGMRYSLPSREIIADAAETVINAHWFDGVFYIPNCDKITPGMLMASVRTNVPAIFCSGGPMKAGLDPTGHTLTLSNMFEAVGTFKEGKMTEEEFNFMEQNACPTCGSCAGMFTANSMNCLMEVLGMALPGNGTILAVSDERRELVRQSAFHLMDLVKKQIKPRDIITKEAIDDAFALDMAMGGSTNTVLHTLAIANEAEIDYNLEEVNAIAERVPYLSKIAPSSAYSMHDVHEAGGVPAIMKELVDLGDAIHPDRITVTGKTIRENVQDAVIKNEEVIHPKENPYSPVGGLSILYGNVAPKGSVIKVGGVDPSIKKFVGKAICFSSHDEAVAAIDNHTVKKGHVVVIRYEGPKGGPGMPEMLAPTSSIVGRGLGKDVALITDGRFSGATRGIAVGHISPEAAAGGPIALVHDGDEIEIDLINRTLELHVSDEELAKRNDQLPKFKAKVKTGYLARYTALVTSAHTGGIMQIPEDLLD; this comes from the coding sequence ATGCGTAGTGATAAAATCAAAAAAGGAATAGAGGCGGCTCCCGCCAGAAGCCTGCTGTATGCAACTGGGCAAGTGAAAAATGCCAAAGATATGAACAAACCGTTTATAGCAATTTGTAATTCTTATATTGATATAGTTCCAGGACACGTTCATTTAAGAGAGTTAGCGGACGTTGCCAAAGAAGCGATTCGTGAGGCTGGGGGAATTCCTTTTGAATTTAACACGATTGGTGTAGATGACGGCATTGCGATGGGACATATTGGTATGCGTTATTCGTTGCCTAGTAGAGAGATCATAGCAGACGCTGCAGAGACCGTAATTAATGCACATTGGTTTGATGGCGTATTTTATATTCCTAACTGTGACAAAATCACTCCAGGAATGCTAATGGCAAGCGTTCGAACGAATGTACCAGCAATTTTTTGTTCAGGTGGCCCAATGAAAGCTGGACTTGATCCAACGGGGCATACGTTGACACTTTCGAATATGTTCGAAGCCGTTGGTACCTTTAAAGAAGGCAAAATGACAGAAGAAGAATTTAACTTTATGGAGCAAAATGCCTGTCCAACTTGTGGCTCATGTGCAGGGATGTTTACGGCTAACTCTATGAACTGTTTGATGGAAGTTTTAGGAATGGCATTACCTGGAAATGGAACGATCTTAGCTGTATCTGATGAACGTAGAGAACTTGTTCGGCAATCAGCTTTCCATTTGATGGATCTAGTCAAAAAACAAATCAAACCAAGAGATATCATTACGAAAGAAGCAATCGATGATGCGTTTGCATTAGATATGGCAATGGGCGGTTCAACCAATACGGTTCTGCATACATTGGCAATTGCAAATGAAGCAGAGATTGATTACAACTTAGAAGAAGTTAATGCGATTGCAGAGCGGGTTCCTTACCTATCAAAAATTGCCCCATCATCTGCTTATTCAATGCACGATGTTCATGAAGCAGGAGGTGTTCCTGCAATCATGAAAGAGTTAGTAGATTTGGGCGATGCCATCCATCCAGACCGCATCACAGTTACAGGCAAAACGATCCGTGAAAATGTTCAGGATGCGGTAATTAAAAATGAAGAAGTCATCCATCCAAAAGAAAATCCTTACAGCCCAGTTGGCGGTTTATCCATTTTATATGGAAATGTTGCACCAAAAGGCAGTGTGATCAAAGTCGGTGGAGTAGATCCATCTATCAAAAAATTTGTAGGAAAAGCGATTTGTTTCAGTTCTCATGATGAAGCAGTTGCTGCAATCGATAATCATACCGTGAAAAAAGGGCATGTTGTGGTGATTCGTTATGAAGGACCAAAGGGTGGTCCAGGTATGCCGGAGATGTTGGCACCAACATCTAGTATTGTTGGACGAGGCTTAGGGAAAGATGTTGCTCTGATTACTGACGGCCGTTTCTCAGGAGCGACTCGCGGGATCGCTGTCGGTCACATTTCCCCAGAAGCAGCAGCAGGAGGTCCAATTGCGCTAGTTCATGATGGGGATGAGATAGAGATTGATTTAATAAATCGAACCTTAGAATTACATGTTTCAGATGAAGAGCTGGCGAAAAGAAATGACCAATTGCCAAAATTCAAAGCAAAGGTAAAAACAGGATACCTCGCTCGTTATACGGCATTGGTAACATCAGCTCATACAGGAGGAATCATGCAGATTCCAGAAGATTTGCTAGACTAG
- a CDS encoding ATP-dependent Clp protease proteolytic subunit: MNLIPTVIEQSSRGERAYDIYSRLLKDRIIMLSGPIDDNVANSVIAQLLFLDAQDSEKDIYIYINSPGGSVSAGLAIFDTMNFVKADVQTIVLGMAASMGSFLLTAGTKGKRFALPNAEIMIHQPLGGAQGQATEIEIAAKHILDTRDRLNKILAERTGQPLEVIERDTDRDNFMTAQQAKEYGLIDEVMENSSSLSK, from the coding sequence ATGAATTTAATACCAACAGTTATTGAACAATCATCTCGTGGAGAAAGAGCCTATGATATTTATTCACGACTATTAAAAGATAGAATCATCATGTTAAGTGGTCCGATCGATGATAATGTAGCCAACTCAGTCATTGCCCAATTATTATTCTTGGATGCACAAGACTCTGAAAAAGATATCTATATTTATATCAATTCACCTGGGGGAAGCGTTTCTGCTGGATTAGCGATTTTCGATACAATGAATTTTGTTAAAGCAGATGTTCAAACAATCGTCCTTGGAATGGCTGCTTCTATGGGAAGTTTCTTGCTGACAGCTGGTACAAAAGGTAAACGCTTTGCATTACCTAATGCTGAAATTATGATTCATCAACCACTAGGTGGCGCACAAGGTCAAGCAACTGAGATCGAAATCGCAGCTAAACACATTCTTGATACACGTGATCGCTTGAATAAAATCTTAGCTGAACGTACAGGACAACCACTTGAAGTGATTGAACGTGACACTGATCGTGATAACTTTATGACCGCTCAACAAGCCAAAGAATACGGTTTGATTGATGAAGTAATGGAAAACAGCAGCTCTTTAAGCAAATAA
- a CDS encoding thioredoxin: MDISIIDATKVTTKNGLAIGKDSAPIKMVEFMNVRCPYCKKWFEESFDLLNEYVKEGKVQRIIKLLDKEKESLQRGNVMHHHINYELPEKGLTDLKQMYDTQDQWGNLSLEDVAVFAEDNLQLAKKEEPEIVQSVIAEAEAANIKFVPTIVIGEHIFDESVTKEELIGYLEGK, translated from the coding sequence ATGGATATTTCAATTATTGATGCAACAAAAGTTACTACAAAAAATGGTTTGGCTATTGGAAAAGATTCGGCGCCAATAAAAATGGTCGAATTTATGAATGTTCGTTGTCCCTATTGTAAAAAATGGTTTGAGGAATCATTTGATTTATTAAATGAATATGTCAAAGAAGGCAAAGTTCAACGAATCATCAAGCTGTTAGATAAAGAAAAAGAAAGCTTGCAACGCGGAAACGTGATGCATCATCATATTAATTATGAGTTACCTGAAAAAGGCTTGACTGATCTGAAGCAAATGTATGATACACAAGATCAATGGGGCAATCTTTCTTTAGAAGATGTGGCAGTCTTTGCTGAAGATAATTTACAGTTAGCTAAAAAAGAAGAACCTGAGATCGTTCAATCAGTCATTGCTGAAGCCGAAGCTGCAAATATCAAGTTTGTCCCAACAATCGTGATTGGTGAACATATCTTTGATGAGTCTGTTACTAAAGAAGAATTGATTGGATATTTAGAAGGAAAATAA
- a CDS encoding sporulation regulator WhiA encodes MSFAADVKKELTTLEVHREHARAELAALIRMNGSLSIVNQQFVLNVQTENAAIARRIYSLLKDHYDVRSELLVRKKMKLKKNNVYIVRLKQGTKNVLADLDILDGMMFNTHVSDDIIGNAQKMRSYLRGAFMASGSVNNPETSRYHLEIFSIYEEHNDDICQMLNYYDLNARTLERRNGYISYLKGAERIADFLTLIGATNSMLKFEDVRIVRDMRNSVNRLVNCETANLNKTIDAASKQIENIQYIESTVGLTALPGKLQEIAELRLEHPEVSLKELGEMIPSGAISKSGINHRIRKINEFADKLREKSA; translated from the coding sequence GTGTCTTTTGCAGCAGATGTAAAAAAAGAGCTGACGACTTTAGAAGTTCATCGGGAACACGCTAGAGCTGAGTTGGCTGCATTGATTCGTATGAACGGTTCATTAAGCATTGTGAATCAGCAATTTGTCTTGAACGTTCAGACAGAAAATGCCGCGATTGCTAGACGAATCTATTCTCTTTTAAAAGATCACTACGATGTTCGTTCAGAATTATTAGTTCGAAAAAAAATGAAGTTAAAAAAGAATAATGTCTATATTGTCCGCTTAAAACAAGGAACTAAAAATGTTCTTGCTGATTTGGATATTTTAGATGGAATGATGTTTAATACGCATGTATCAGATGATATCATAGGAAATGCGCAAAAAATGCGATCCTATTTAAGAGGGGCCTTTATGGCTTCAGGATCTGTCAATAATCCAGAAACTAGCCGCTATCATTTGGAAATATTTTCGATCTATGAAGAACACAACGATGATATTTGCCAGATGTTGAACTATTATGATTTAAATGCAAGAACATTGGAACGGAGAAATGGCTATATTTCCTATTTAAAAGGAGCTGAACGAATCGCTGATTTTCTAACGTTGATTGGTGCGACAAATTCAATGTTGAAATTTGAAGATGTTCGTATCGTCCGTGATATGCGTAATTCAGTGAATCGGCTAGTTAACTGCGAAACAGCGAATCTCAACAAAACGATCGATGCCGCATCAAAACAAATTGAAAACATTCAGTATATCGAAAGCACAGTTGGCTTAACAGCCTTGCCAGGAAAATTACAGGAAATCGCCGAATTACGTTTGGAGCATCCTGAAGTAAGTTTAAAGGAACTAGGTGAGATGATTCCATCAGGTGCCATTTCAAAATCTGGGATTAATCACCGAATTCGTAAGATTAATGAATTTGCTGATAAACTAAGAGAAAAAAGTGCGTAA
- a CDS encoding ATPase P codes for MADNLQLVIITGMSGAGKTVAIQSFEDMGYFCIDNMPPSLIPKFWELIKESGKVTKIALVIDLRSRNFFREIQDMLVELENTNLIDTTIMFLDATDEELVSRYKETRRAHPLAMDGLITEGIRKERAILEEIKGDAQVVIDTTDLSPRQLRERINEEFKSRDTHEFRVELVSFGFKYGLPIDADIVMDVRFLPNPHYIPELRPLTGQDPSVYDYVMSFPETESFYTRFIDLLKNVMPGYEKEGKSSITIAIGCTGGQHRSVALTERIGKELEQDYHVNITHRDKGKRKETVNRS; via the coding sequence ATGGCTGATAATTTACAATTAGTGATAATTACTGGAATGAGCGGAGCAGGGAAAACTGTGGCTATTCAAAGTTTCGAAGATATGGGGTATTTTTGTATCGATAATATGCCTCCCAGCTTGATACCTAAGTTTTGGGAGTTGATCAAAGAATCTGGGAAAGTAACGAAGATCGCATTGGTAATTGATTTACGTTCTCGCAATTTCTTTAGAGAAATTCAAGATATGTTGGTTGAACTAGAGAATACAAATCTGATCGATACAACGATCATGTTTTTGGATGCAACGGATGAAGAACTTGTTTCACGTTATAAAGAGACGCGTCGTGCCCATCCGTTAGCAATGGATGGTCTGATCACTGAAGGAATTAGAAAAGAACGGGCGATTCTGGAAGAAATCAAAGGGGATGCCCAAGTTGTTATTGATACGACCGATTTATCGCCTAGACAATTGCGAGAAAGAATCAATGAAGAGTTTAAATCGAGGGATACACATGAGTTTCGTGTGGAATTAGTTTCTTTTGGCTTTAAGTATGGATTGCCGATCGATGCAGATATTGTGATGGATGTTCGTTTCTTACCAAATCCACACTATATTCCAGAGCTGCGTCCTTTGACAGGACAAGATCCATCTGTTTATGATTACGTGATGAGTTTTCCAGAGACGGAAAGTTTTTATACCCGTTTTATCGATTTGTTGAAAAATGTGATGCCTGGCTATGAAAAAGAAGGAAAATCAAGCATTACCATTGCTATTGGTTGTACTGGAGGACAGCATCGTTCTGTTGCTTTAACCGAACGCATTGGTAAAGAGCTGGAACAAGACTATCATGTAAATATTACACATCGTGATAAAGGGAAGCGGAAAGAGACGGTGAACCGCTCATGA
- a CDS encoding ABC-ATPase UvrA — MANDKIVIHGARAHNLKDIDVTIPRDKMVVVTGLSGSGKSSLAFDTLYAEGQRRYVESLSAYARQFLGQMDKPDVDSIDGLSPAISIDQKTTSKNPRSTVGTVTEINDYLRLLFARVGHPICPNDGTEISSQSVEQMVDKVLEQPEKTKLQVLAPVIVKKKGQHKKVFEMIQREGYVRMRVDGETYDVSEAPELEKNKKHDIAIVIDRIVVKEGIRSRLFDSFEAALRLADGYALVDIIDGEEMLFSEHYACPYCGFTVGELEPRLFSFNAPFGACPDCDGLGMKLEVDRDLVIPDSTKTLREGAIAPWNPISSQYYPQMLEQAADSFNIDMDTPFEELPEEHQDIILNGSNGEPFHFHYENDFGGVRDVEVPFEGVLTNIKRRYHETNSDFTRDQMRLYMTELTCQTCKGYRLNPQALSVKIDNTNIGQVSELAIKNAVQFFETVKLSDQEQMIAKPILKEVEDRLNFLKNVGLDYLTLSRAAGTLSGGEAQRIRLATQIGSNLSGVLYILDEPSIGLHQRDNDRLIESLKKMRDLGNTLIVVEHDEDTMRASDYLIDVGPGAGHLGGEIVASGTPDEVAKNPNSLTGQYLSGKKVIPVPKERRKGNGKKIKVTGATENNLKNVTVEFPLGEFVAVSGVSGSGKSTLVNQILKKALAQKINRNSNKPGKHKSITGYKNIEKIIDIDQSPIGRTPRSNPATYTSVFDDIRDLFAKTNEAKVRGYKKGRFSFNVKGGRCEACRGDGIIKIEMHFLPDVYVPCEVCHGKRYNSETLEVHYKGKNISDILDLTVEDAVAFFQHIPKIHRKLKTIVDVGLGYVTLGQPATTLSGGEAQRMKLASELHKNSNGKNFYILDEPTTGLHTDDIARLLVVLERLVEAGNTVLVIEHNLDVIKSADHVIDLGPEGGDGGGTIVATGTPEEIAKVKASYTGKYLKRVL, encoded by the coding sequence ATGGCAAATGATAAAATCGTCATTCATGGCGCACGTGCACATAATTTAAAAGATATAGATGTTACGATTCCTCGTGACAAAATGGTTGTAGTGACTGGATTATCTGGTTCTGGAAAAAGTTCACTAGCTTTTGATACATTATATGCGGAAGGTCAGCGCCGATATGTTGAAAGTCTTTCAGCTTATGCTAGACAATTCTTAGGTCAAATGGATAAACCTGATGTCGATAGTATTGATGGACTTAGTCCAGCGATTTCTATCGACCAAAAAACAACGAGTAAAAATCCTCGATCAACAGTCGGCACAGTAACAGAGATCAATGATTATTTAAGACTGTTATTCGCTCGTGTCGGGCATCCGATTTGTCCGAACGACGGAACTGAAATCAGTAGTCAGTCTGTTGAGCAGATGGTAGATAAAGTGTTAGAACAGCCAGAAAAGACGAAACTTCAAGTATTAGCACCAGTAATTGTTAAGAAGAAAGGCCAGCATAAAAAAGTCTTTGAAATGATTCAACGTGAAGGCTATGTGCGGATGCGTGTCGATGGCGAAACCTATGATGTCAGCGAAGCACCTGAACTTGAAAAAAATAAAAAACATGATATCGCGATTGTCATTGACCGAATCGTGGTAAAAGAAGGGATTCGTTCTCGTTTATTTGATTCATTTGAAGCGGCATTACGACTTGCTGACGGGTATGCATTGGTAGATATAATCGACGGAGAAGAAATGCTTTTCAGCGAACATTACGCTTGTCCATACTGTGGATTTACAGTGGGCGAATTAGAACCAAGATTATTTTCTTTTAATGCACCATTTGGAGCGTGTCCTGATTGTGATGGATTAGGAATGAAATTGGAAGTGGATCGTGATCTAGTGATTCCTGATTCAACCAAAACATTGCGTGAAGGAGCAATCGCACCATGGAATCCAATTAGTTCACAATACTATCCGCAAATGCTAGAACAAGCGGCTGATAGTTTTAATATTGACATGGATACGCCATTTGAGGAGTTGCCAGAAGAGCATCAAGATATTATTTTAAATGGGTCAAATGGTGAACCCTTCCATTTCCATTATGAAAATGATTTTGGCGGAGTCCGTGATGTAGAAGTACCGTTTGAAGGAGTTTTAACGAACATCAAACGTCGGTACCATGAAACAAATAGTGATTTTACCCGTGATCAAATGCGTTTATACATGACAGAATTAACCTGTCAAACCTGCAAGGGATATCGATTGAATCCTCAAGCTTTGTCAGTCAAAATCGATAATACAAATATCGGTCAAGTTAGTGAGCTGGCTATCAAAAATGCGGTACAATTTTTTGAAACAGTTAAATTGTCTGACCAAGAACAAATGATTGCTAAACCAATTCTAAAAGAAGTAGAAGATCGTTTGAACTTTTTAAAAAATGTCGGACTGGATTATTTAACACTTAGCCGAGCAGCTGGCACCTTATCTGGCGGAGAAGCACAACGGATTCGTCTAGCAACGCAAATTGGCTCAAATCTATCTGGTGTGTTATACATTTTAGATGAACCTTCGATTGGGTTACATCAGCGCGATAATGACCGCTTGATCGAGTCACTTAAGAAAATGCGTGATTTAGGCAATACGCTGATCGTTGTTGAACATGATGAAGACACGATGCGTGCCTCTGACTATTTGATCGATGTAGGACCAGGTGCTGGACATTTAGGCGGGGAAATCGTTGCATCTGGAACGCCAGATGAAGTAGCTAAAAATCCTAATTCGTTAACCGGACAATATCTTTCTGGGAAAAAAGTGATTCCTGTTCCTAAAGAGCGTCGTAAAGGTAACGGTAAGAAAATCAAAGTGACAGGCGCAACTGAAAATAACTTAAAGAATGTTACAGTAGAGTTTCCTCTAGGAGAGTTTGTTGCAGTGAGTGGGGTTTCTGGTTCAGGGAAAAGTACTTTAGTTAACCAAATTTTGAAAAAAGCTTTAGCTCAAAAAATAAATCGAAATTCTAACAAACCAGGTAAACACAAGAGTATTACTGGTTATAAAAATATCGAAAAAATCATTGATATCGATCAAAGTCCGATTGGTCGTACACCACGAAGTAATCCAGCAACCTATACAAGTGTCTTTGATGACATTCGTGATTTATTTGCAAAGACAAATGAAGCGAAAGTCCGTGGTTATAAAAAAGGTCGTTTTAGTTTTAATGTCAAAGGGGGGCGCTGTGAAGCTTGTCGCGGTGATGGAATCATTAAAATTGAAATGCATTTTTTACCAGATGTTTACGTCCCTTGTGAGGTATGCCATGGTAAACGATACAACTCTGAAACACTTGAAGTTCATTATAAAGGAAAGAATATTTCAGATATATTAGATTTGACTGTTGAAGATGCAGTAGCATTCTTCCAACATATTCCGAAAATTCATCGTAAATTGAAAACGATCGTTGACGTCGGATTAGGCTATGTCACTCTTGGTCAGCCAGCTACCACATTATCAGGCGGTGAAGCACAGCGGATGAAATTAGCCAGTGAACTTCATAAAAATTCAAATGGCAAAAACTTTTATATTCTTGATGAACCAACAACAGGGTTGCATACGGACGATATTGCCCGTTTGTTAGTTGTTTTAGAACGACTTGTTGAAGCTGGAAATACAGTCCTTGTTATAGAACATAATTTAGATGTGATCAAATCAGCTGACCATGTTATTGACTTAGGTCCTGAAGGTGGAGATGGCGGCGGAACGATTGTCGCAACTGGAACACCAGAAGAGATTGCCAAGGTCAAAGCAAGCTATACTGGAAAATATCTAAAACGAGTTTTATAA
- a CDS encoding excinuclease ABC subunit B (The UvrABC repair system catalyzes the recognition and processing of DNA lesions. The beta-hairpin of the Uvr-B subunit is inserted between the strands, where it probes for the presence of a lesion), giving the protein MIERETSNTFDLVSKYKPDGDQPEAIKRLVEGIEGGEKAQILLGATGTGKTFTISNVITEVNKPTLVIAHNKTLAGQLYGEFKEFFPNNAVEYFVSYYDYYQPEAYVPSSDTYIEKDASINDEIDKLRHSATSSLLERNDVIVVASVSCIFGLGDPKEYSEQVVSIRVGMELDRSQLLTDLVNIQFERNDIDFQRGRFRVRGDVVEIFPASRDDHALRVEFFGDEIERIREVDALTGEVIGETEHVAIFPATHFVTNEDHMEHAISQIQEELEARLTVLRSENKLLEAQRLEQRTNYDIEMMREMGYTSGIENYSRHMDGRSEGEPPYTLIDFFPDDFLLVIDESHVSMPQIRGMYNGDRARKQMLVDYGFRLPSALDNRPLRLEEFEEHVHQVVYVSATPGPYEYEQTDTVIPQIIRPTGLLDPLIEVRPIMGQIDDLVGEIHDRVEKDQRVFITTLTKKMSEDLTDYLKELGIKVKYLHSDIKTLERTEIIRDLRLGEFDVLIGINLLREGLDVPEVSLIAILDADKEGFLRSERSLIQTIGRAARNSDGRVIMYADKITDSMQKAMDETARRRSIQEKYNEEHGITPKTIIKEIRELISISKTNEKGEPFKIDKDYHELTRQEKADLLMKLEKEMRDAAKALDFETAATLRDTILELKAAD; this is encoded by the coding sequence ATGATAGAAAGAGAGACCTCCAATACATTTGACTTAGTATCAAAATATAAACCGGATGGCGATCAGCCGGAAGCGATTAAACGATTAGTTGAAGGAATCGAAGGTGGCGAAAAAGCACAGATTTTACTGGGTGCTACAGGAACTGGGAAAACATTTACGATTTCAAATGTAATAACTGAAGTGAATAAGCCAACCTTGGTTATTGCTCATAATAAGACATTAGCTGGACAGCTTTATGGAGAATTTAAAGAATTCTTCCCTAATAACGCGGTCGAGTATTTTGTTAGTTATTATGACTATTACCAACCAGAAGCGTATGTCCCTTCAAGTGATACATATATAGAAAAAGATGCTAGTATCAATGATGAAATCGATAAATTACGGCATTCAGCGACAAGTTCTTTATTAGAAAGAAACGATGTGATCGTTGTTGCCTCAGTTTCCTGTATTTTTGGTTTAGGAGATCCTAAGGAATACAGCGAACAAGTGGTATCCATTCGTGTAGGCATGGAGCTGGATCGTAGTCAGTTGTTGACAGATCTAGTCAACATTCAATTTGAGCGAAATGATATCGATTTTCAGCGTGGTCGCTTTCGTGTACGAGGCGATGTAGTGGAAATTTTTCCTGCTTCAAGAGATGATCATGCCTTAAGAGTTGAATTTTTTGGTGATGAAATTGAACGCATCAGAGAAGTCGATGCGTTGACCGGCGAAGTGATCGGTGAAACAGAACATGTGGCAATTTTTCCGGCAACTCACTTTGTGACTAATGAAGACCATATGGAACATGCGATTTCACAAATTCAAGAAGAATTAGAGGCGCGTTTGACAGTCTTGCGTAGTGAAAATAAATTGCTAGAAGCGCAACGTCTAGAGCAACGAACCAATTACGATATTGAGATGATGAGAGAAATGGGCTACACGTCTGGTATCGAAAATTATTCTCGTCATATGGATGGTCGTTCAGAAGGAGAACCGCCTTATACATTGATCGACTTCTTCCCAGATGACTTTTTACTTGTGATCGATGAATCCCACGTATCAATGCCTCAAATTCGCGGCATGTATAATGGTGACCGTGCTAGAAAACAAATGTTAGTGGATTATGGTTTCCGTTTGCCTAGTGCGTTGGATAATCGTCCCTTACGTTTAGAAGAATTCGAAGAACATGTTCATCAAGTTGTCTATGTTTCTGCAACTCCTGGACCTTACGAGTATGAGCAAACAGATACCGTAATTCCGCAAATCATTCGACCAACGGGACTGTTAGATCCATTGATTGAAGTTCGTCCGATCATGGGACAAATTGATGATTTAGTCGGTGAGATCCATGATCGTGTAGAGAAGGATCAACGTGTATTTATCACAACTTTAACGAAGAAAATGTCTGAAGATTTAACGGATTACCTTAAAGAATTAGGAATTAAAGTCAAGTATCTTCATAGTGATATCAAAACGTTAGAACGAACCGAGATTATTCGAGATTTACGTTTAGGTGAGTTTGACGTATTGATCGGTATCAACTTGCTTCGTGAAGGACTGGATGTACCGGAAGTATCATTGATTGCAATTTTAGATGCCGATAAAGAAGGTTTCTTGAGAAGTGAACGCTCATTGATTCAAACCATTGGACGTGCCGCTCGTAACTCAGATGGTCGTGTCATTATGTACGCGGATAAAATTACTGATTCGATGCAAAAAGCAATGGATGAAACCGCAAGGCGTCGTTCAATCCAAGAAAAATACAATGAAGAGCATGGCATTACGCCAAAAACCATCATTAAAGAAATACGTGAGTTAATCTCAATTTCTAAAACAAATGAAAAAGGTGAGCCATTCAAAATTGATAAGGATTATCATGAATTGACTCGTCAAGAAAAAGCTGATTTATTGATGAAATTAGAAAAAGAAATGCGAGATGCAGCGAAGGCACTAGACTTTGAAACTGCAGCGACTTTAAGAGATACGATTTTAGAATTGAAAGCAGCAGATTAA